A window of Haloarchaeobius litoreus contains these coding sequences:
- a CDS encoding KH domain-containing protein, whose amino-acid sequence MQQHVKIPQDRIGVLIGEGGETMRRIENRAGVRLDIDSENGSVAIEQVGDPVDALKGPDIVQAIGRGFPPEDALTLLDDEMRMFDLIDIDAAARNKRDRKRKKGRLIGENGRTRELMEELTGASVVIYGSTMGIIGGPEQVQIVREAAERLLDGAPHGSVYAFLERKHNELKRKGMDYHRYPGGT is encoded by the coding sequence ATGCAGCAGCACGTGAAGATTCCGCAGGACCGCATCGGCGTGCTGATCGGCGAGGGCGGTGAGACGATGCGACGGATCGAGAACCGGGCCGGTGTCAGACTGGACATCGACTCGGAGAACGGCTCCGTCGCCATCGAGCAGGTGGGTGACCCCGTGGACGCGCTGAAGGGCCCCGACATCGTCCAGGCGATCGGCCGCGGCTTCCCGCCGGAGGACGCGTTGACGCTCCTCGACGACGAGATGCGGATGTTCGACCTCATCGACATCGACGCGGCGGCGCGCAACAAGCGCGACCGCAAGCGAAAGAAGGGCCGCCTCATCGGCGAGAACGGCCGGACCAGGGAGCTGATGGAGGAGCTGACGGGCGCGAGCGTCGTCATCTACGGCTCGACGATGGGCATCATCGGCGGGCCGGAGCAGGTGCAGATCGTCCGCGAGGCCGCCGAGCGACTGCTCGACGGCGCACCGCACGGCTCGGTGTACGCCTTCCTCGAACGGAAGCACAACGAGCTGAAGCGCAAGGGGATGGACTACCACCGGTACCCCGGCGGGACCTGA
- a CDS encoding aminotransferase class V-fold PLP-dependent enzyme has product MSTQDIEALDVERIREDFPILERTVGDDVPLVYLDNGATSQTPKQVVESIVDYYYGYNANVHRGVHQLSQEASIAYEEAHDRVAEFIGAAGREEIVFTKNTTEAMNLVAYAWGMEELGPGDEVVLTEMEHHASLVTWQQVAKRTGATAKYIPIDEDGLLDMDAAADLITDDTKMVSAVHVSNTLGTVNPVSDLADLAHEHDAYAFIDGAQAVPTRPVDVGAIDADFYAFSGHKMAGPTGIGVLYGKEAILDEMQPYLYGGDMIRKVTYEDATWNDLPWKFEAGTPLIAQAVGLDAAIDYLDDIGMERIQRHEERLARYAYERLGEFEDVDIYGPSPDQGRGGLVAFNVGSVHAHDLASIVNDHGVAIRAGDHCTQPLHDTLGVAASARASFYIYNTEEEVDVLVEAIDDARQLFA; this is encoded by the coding sequence ATGAGCACGCAGGACATCGAGGCACTCGACGTCGAGCGCATCCGCGAGGATTTCCCCATCCTGGAGCGGACGGTCGGCGACGACGTCCCGCTGGTCTACCTGGACAACGGGGCGACGAGCCAGACACCGAAGCAGGTCGTCGAGAGCATCGTCGACTACTACTACGGCTACAACGCGAACGTCCACCGCGGGGTCCACCAGCTGAGCCAGGAGGCGTCCATCGCCTACGAGGAGGCCCACGACCGGGTCGCGGAGTTCATCGGCGCGGCGGGACGCGAGGAGATCGTCTTCACGAAGAACACGACGGAGGCGATGAACCTGGTCGCGTACGCCTGGGGCATGGAGGAGCTCGGGCCGGGCGACGAGGTCGTCCTCACCGAGATGGAGCACCACGCCTCGCTGGTCACCTGGCAGCAGGTGGCAAAGCGCACCGGCGCGACGGCGAAGTACATCCCCATCGACGAGGACGGGCTGCTGGACATGGACGCGGCGGCCGACCTCATCACGGACGACACGAAGATGGTCAGCGCGGTCCACGTCTCGAACACGCTCGGGACCGTCAACCCGGTCTCCGACCTCGCCGACCTCGCCCACGAGCACGACGCCTACGCGTTCATCGACGGCGCACAGGCGGTGCCGACCCGCCCGGTCGACGTGGGAGCTATCGACGCCGACTTCTACGCCTTCTCTGGCCACAAGATGGCCGGCCCGACCGGCATCGGGGTGCTCTACGGCAAGGAGGCCATCCTCGACGAGATGCAGCCGTACCTCTACGGCGGCGACATGATCCGGAAGGTCACCTACGAGGACGCGACGTGGAACGACCTGCCGTGGAAGTTCGAGGCGGGCACGCCGCTCATCGCACAGGCGGTCGGCCTCGACGCGGCCATCGACTACCTCGACGACATCGGCATGGAGCGGATCCAGCGCCACGAGGAGCGCCTCGCGCGCTACGCCTACGAGCGCCTGGGCGAGTTCGAGGACGTTGACATCTACGGCCCGTCGCCCGACCAGGGCCGCGGCGGCCTCGTCGCGTTCAACGTCGGGAGCGTCCACGCCCACGACCTCGCGAGCATCGTCAACGACCACGGCGTGGCCATCCGCGCCGGCGACCACTGCACCCAGCCGCTGCACGACACGCTCGGGGTCGCCGCCTCCGCCCGCGCGTCGTTCTACATCTACAACACCGAGGAAGAGGTCGACGTGCTCGTCGAGGCCATCGACGACGCGCGCCAGCTGTTCGCCTGA
- a CDS encoding HD domain-containing protein, which translates to MDIPALRERAETYFGGLAPTHDWHHVERVVENAEALVDRTDHAVDEDVLLAAAWLHDIGRKREADGEIDDHAAWGAGEARRILDAQGVDTATVDAVAHCVRAHRFSNDVEPESREAELLSDADNLDAIGAVGLARTFAYAGEHGRTLHDPDLPPVADDSPAGETSFNHVHKKLLRIEDRMYTDAGRELAADRHAFLETFVEQFEREVAGER; encoded by the coding sequence ATGGACATCCCCGCCCTCCGCGAGCGCGCCGAGACGTACTTCGGCGGGCTCGCGCCGACGCACGACTGGCACCACGTCGAGCGCGTGGTCGAGAACGCCGAGGCGCTCGTCGACCGCACCGACCACGCGGTCGACGAGGACGTGCTGCTCGCGGCCGCGTGGCTCCACGACATCGGACGCAAGCGCGAGGCCGACGGCGAAATCGACGACCATGCGGCGTGGGGAGCCGGAGAAGCCCGACGTATCCTCGACGCACAGGGGGTCGACACAGCGACCGTCGACGCCGTCGCACACTGCGTCCGCGCCCACCGCTTCTCGAACGACGTCGAGCCCGAGAGCCGCGAAGCGGAGCTGCTCTCAGACGCGGACAACCTCGACGCCATCGGCGCGGTCGGGCTCGCCCGGACGTTCGCCTACGCCGGGGAGCACGGCCGGACCCTCCACGACCCCGACCTGCCACCGGTAGCCGACGACTCGCCGGCCGGCGAGACCTCGTTCAACCACGTCCACAAGAAGCTGCTCCGCATCGAGGACCGGATGTACACGGACGCCGGTCGGGAGCTGGCGGCC